In Herbinix luporum, a single window of DNA contains:
- a CDS encoding ABC transporter permease yields the protein MVKFKGKSYHFNYKLGLVITSLVLLLVLIGFFYTPYDPNKMNVALKNSPPSLSHLLGTDNFGRDILSRVMTGAKTTYIIAVAIVFIGASLGTIVGALTGYFGGWFDEVLMRLNDVLTSFPSILLALVFVSVFGPGTYNIIFALGIIFVPSYARVVRSEFIVLKERDFVKNAQLMGAGSFRIMFIHILPNTKRVLVPSLLIGFNNAVLAEAGLSYLSLGVQPPQASLGRMLSEAQSYMLDSPWYALAPGIMIVLTVLGFSLISGGIDNE from the coding sequence ATGGTAAAATTTAAGGGGAAAAGCTACCATTTTAATTACAAATTAGGTTTAGTGATTACATCCTTGGTACTTTTGCTTGTATTAATTGGATTTTTTTATACCCCATATGATCCTAATAAAATGAATGTTGCATTAAAAAATAGTCCACCGAGTCTTTCCCATCTTCTTGGTACCGATAATTTTGGCAGGGATATACTAAGCCGTGTTATGACAGGAGCAAAAACCACATATATCATAGCAGTAGCCATCGTATTTATTGGTGCCTCTTTAGGAACTATAGTTGGTGCTTTGACCGGATATTTCGGAGGATGGTTTGATGAGGTTTTAATGAGACTTAATGATGTTTTAACTTCATTTCCAAGTATTTTATTGGCCCTGGTCTTTGTCAGTGTATTTGGACCGGGAACCTATAATATTATCTTTGCCTTGGGAATTATATTTGTTCCAAGTTATGCCCGTGTGGTTAGAAGTGAATTTATTGTTCTGAAAGAAAGAGACTTTGTCAAAAATGCACAATTAATGGGGGCAGGAAGTTTTCGTATAATGTTTATCCATATACTACCTAATACAAAGAGAGTTTTAGTTCCCTCCCTTTTGATTGGATTTAATAATGCTGTACTTGCCGAAGCGGGACTTAGTTATCTTAGCCTTGGTGTTCAACCGCCCCAGGCAAGTCTGGGACGTATGTTGTCTGAAGCCCAAAGTTATATGCTTGATTCACCATGGTACGCCTTAGCTCCCGGTATAATGATTGTACTGACAGTTCTAGGTTTTAGCCTCATCAGTGGAGGTATAGATAATGAATAA